In the genome of Quercus robur chromosome 3, dhQueRobu3.1, whole genome shotgun sequence, one region contains:
- the LOC126718396 gene encoding BTB/POZ domain-containing protein At1g67900 → MKFMKLGSRPDTFYTTEAVRSVSSEVSSDLIIQVKGSRYLLHKFPLLSKCLRLQRLSSESPESSQHQMVQLADFPGGVEAFELCAKFCYGITITVSAYNIVAARCAAEYLQMTEDVEKGNLIYKLEVFFNSCILHGWKDSIVTLQSTKAYPMWSEDLAITSRCIEAIASKVLSHPSKVSLSHSYSRRGRDDMSCNGAESMRHKPESKGWWGEDIAELGIDLYWRTMIAIKSGGKTPSHLLGDALKIYASRWLPNISRDGFVSKQAGSDSDSETTCELTSKHRLLLESIISLLPVEKGAVSSSFLLKLLKAANILNASSSSKMELARRVGLQLEEARVSDLLIPSLSHSNDTLYDVDMVMIILEQFLLQGQSPPTSPPRSKLGFERRRSRSAENIDFEFQESRRSSSASHSSKLKVAKIVDGYLQEIARDMNLPLSKFIAIAEAIPDFARLDHDDLYRAIDIYLKAHPDLNKSERKRLCRILDCKKLSMEACMHAAQNELLPLRVVVQVLFFEQARAAMAGGKVTELPSNLKALLATQGIDPSRPPAPLSTTTTIPAEDQWSVSGLKSPKSRMSTLRMKLAEDDDLDDNDMHPDGINRNSRLKALCALPTRPKRMFSKLWSINRSASEKN, encoded by the exons ATGAAGTTTATGAAACTTGGATCTCGGCCAGATACTTTCTATACTACTGAGGCAGTAAG GTCAGTCTCCTCTGAAGTGTCTAGTGATCTCATAATTCAAGTGAAGGGAAGTAGATACTTGCTTCACAAG TTTCCTCTCCTGTCCAAGTGTTTGCGCCTGCAGAGGCTAAGCTCTGAATCTCCTGAATCCTCACAACACCAAATGGTCCAACTTGCTGATTTCCCTGGTGGAGTAGAAGCATTTGAACTATGTGCAAAGTTCTGTTATGGCATCACAATCACTGTAAGTGCCTACAACATTGTTGCTGCTCGTTGTGCTGCTGAGTACTTGCAGATGACAGAGGATGTTGAAAAGGGGAACCTAATATACAAACTTGAAGTTTTCTTCAATTCCTGCATTCTTCATGGATGGAAGGATTCCATTGTGACATTACAAAGCACCAAAGCCTATCCTATGTGGTCAGAAGACCTTGCAATAACAAGCAGATGCATTGAAGCAATTGCTTCAAAGGTCTTAAGTCACCCGTCAAAGGTGAGTTTGTCACATAGTTATTCCCGGCGAGGGAGAGACGATATGTCATGCAATGGTGCAGAGAGCATGAGACATAAACCTGAAAGCAAGGGATGGTGGGGAGAAGATATTGCAGAATTGGGCATAGACCTTTATTGGAGAACCATGATAGCAATTAAATCTGGTGGAAAGACGCCCTCTCATCTTCTTGGAGATGCATTGAAAATCTATGCATCTAGATGGTTACCCAACATATCAAGGGATGGGTTTGTCAGTAAGCAAGCAGGATCAGACTCGGATTCGGAGACAACTTGTGAGCTAACCTCAAAGCATAGGCTGCTCTTGGAATCAATAATAAGCTTACTTCCAGTGGAGAAAGGTGCTGTTTCTTCTAGTTTCCTACTTAAACTATTGAAGGCAGCCAATATCCTtaatgcttcttcttcttcaaagatGGAATTGGCCAGAAGAGTTGGACTTCAGTTAGAGGAAGCAAGAGTCAGTGATTTGTTAATACCCTCTCTATCACATTCAAATGATACACTATATGATGTAGACATGGTCATGATCATATTAGAACAGTTCCTGTTACAAGGGCAGAGTCCCCCAACTAGTCCTCCAAGATCCAAGTTGGGGTTTGAAAGGAGAAGGTCCAGGTCAGCAGAAaatattgattttgaatttcagGAGAGTAGGAGGTCATCTTCAGCATCTCATAGCTCAAAATTGAAGGTGGCAAAGATTGTTGATGGGTATCTTCAAGAGATTGCCCGGGACATGAATTTGCCTTTGTCAAAGTTTATTGCAATAGCTGAAGCAATACCAGATTTTGCAAGGCTGGATCATGATGATCTCTACAGAGCTATTGACATTTATCTCAAG GCTCATCCAGACCTCAACAAGAGTGAAAGGAAAAGGTTGTGTCGAATCCTAGACTGCAAAAAGCTATCTATGGAGGCCTGCATGCATGCTGCACAAAATGAGCTACTCCCATTAAGGGTGGTTGTgcaagttcttttctttgagcAAGCAAGGGCTGCCATGGCTGGTGGCAAAGTGACTGAGCTGCCTAGCAACCTCAAGGCACTCTTAGCCACACAAGGTATTGACCCATCAAGGCCTCCAGCACCATTAAGTACCACTACTACCATTCCAGCTGAGGATCAGTGGAGTGTGTCTGGCCTTAAATCACCAAAGTCAAGGATGTCTACTTTAAGAATGAAGCTGGCTGAGGATGATGACTTGGATGACAATGATATGCACCCAGATGGAATTAATAGAAATTCTAGGCTCAAGGCTCTTTGTGCACTTCCTACTAGGCCTAAAAGGATGTTCAGTAAGTTATGGTCTATCAACAGAAGTGCCAGTGAAAAGAATTGA